ctagttccaggacaggctccaaagccacaaagaaaccctgtctcaaaaaaccaaaaaataaaaaaaaaatattaaaaaaaaaagaaatgttaggcTTGCTGTTTCTTTTCCCTCATCTCCTGGCCCTGTCAGTCCTCTTGCGCCTGGGCTTGAGGAAATCCAGGATTGGAAAAACAGGGGTGGCAGAAATAGTAGCCCTAGAGTACTTCATCCACTGCTGCCTGTGCCCACAGGCCTTGCCTGCTTTTGCTCCTTTGGGGAGGGGCTTAGCGTAGGGGATGTCTTCTATCAGCTCTCCAGTAAGAGCCAGCAGAGGTTATTCTGGAGAGTTCTGAGAGAGCAGCCTCTTATCCCACCCCAGCGGGAAGAGAGCCTCAGGGTATTCTAGGGGGTGAGTTGGGGAACGGACATTGATTTCTATAGTCTGGGCCAGGCATCTCTTGGTGACTTGTCCACCAAGACTTTGTCAGCATGTAGTCCCAGTGGATGGTACGCGTGACAGCTGGAGCTAATCCCATCCCAGCGATGTAATGGCTAGCGTTACATTCATGTGGActttctccagcctctgagcTGGAAGATTGAAACAGTGGCCGGTGGTGTGGTGTTCTCAGGGAACCTCTGTGGGGCTCTGGGTGTGAGGGGGCAGGGAAAGTGGTGTGACCTGTCTCACCTGTGTTGCTTGTTTGCAGAGCAGCAGTCGAGAGGGGTGGCAGGATGAATGTGGGCACGGCACACAGCGAGGTGAACCCCAACACGCGGGTGATGAACAGCCGCGGCATCTGGCTCTCGTACGTGCTGGCCATCGGGCTGCTTCATGTCGTGCTGCTGAGCATCCCCTTCGTGAGCGTCCCTGTCGTCTGGACCCTCACCAACCTCATCCACAACTTGGTGAGAGCCTGCTGACCAtgttcctcccaccatgtgggccGTTCAGTGCCTGAGCTGAGAGTCACTGGACGGACTCCTCAGGTCCTGTCAGCATCTGTCACCAGAGCCCAGGACCAGCTCGTGTCTCTGCCTTGCTCCCCCTTGTGGGCTGTAGTATGCCTACAAGAATGAAATCTACACCTCGTCTGTGTCTTCAGGAAGGGCTGGactggctggtgtgtgtggaggacggCCAGCTGAGAGCTGAGTCCTTGTTGAGGCTCCCCAGGTCCCAGGAATCTAGTGCAGAAGCATTCCTTTCCCACGATAGGATCCCAAACCGTGTTCTTCTGACTCTCTGCTCCCTAAGACCTGCTGCCTTGTACCACACTTCAGCAAGCAGGTGTCTCATCCTTGCTACTTGGCTTGCTCCTTTTAGCTGGCATGTAGAGACCCAGTCGGACTGGAGGGCAGCATGTATGCCCATTATGTGGCTAACCCCTCCCCTTACGCAGTTCTCGTGTTCTCCCACCACTTGGGCTCCTGGGTGCCCTGTCATGTATTgagtctgcctgcctttgccactgCGGCAGAGGAGGTGGCAGTCTACCCGGAGCTGCTTCCGTGTGTGACCGGTGGGGATGTCAGGCTAGGAGTTTACTTGCCTTTTGTATTTTCTGATGAAGGCCCCTCCTTTCAGGGCATGTACATCTTCCTGCACACGGTGAAAGGGACACCCTTCGAGACTCCAGACCAGGGCAAAGCCAGGTTGCTGACCCACTGGGAGCAGATGGACTATGGGGTCCAGTTCACAGCCTCTAGGAAGTTCTTGACCATCACACCGATTGTACTGTGAGTGCTCAGACTCCCCTCAACTCTGGTCTTTGGCGTAGGGATGAGCACAGGGAAGGAAGTGACGTATCCGGGGTCACCGTGGGCCTTGGGTCTCCCTGGCTCTGACTTTCCTCCTAGGCCTGGGGTATGCTGGGGGTAGGTCTGGAGGGCTTTGTTAGCTGGTGATTCTCGTCTCTCCACTTCCTATCCGGGACCCTTATTTTCATCTCCCCTCCCAGGTACTTCCTCACGAGCTTCTACACCAAGTATGACCAAGTCCATTTCATACTCAACACTGTCTCCTTGATGAGTGTGCTCATCCCCAAGCTGCCCCAGCTCCATGGAGTCCGCATTTTTGGAATCAATAAGTACTGAGGTTGCAGCCCCTTCCCCAGCCGGGTTGGCAGGGGAAGGGTAGAAGACCTTTGCTGTGATGCTGAAGACAGGAGTCTCTGGACACTGCCAGAGATGGGGGTGCGCCCTGGGCCTGGCTTCCCCCTCGCTTCCCCAGTAGCCGACTTGGAGTAGCTTGTAGTGGGGTTAGGGTGGGGCCCTTGGGCTCTAACCCATTCTGAAGTTTTTGatcttttccttttgccttttgaATAGAGATGCCATGGGGGTGGTCATGAAAGGGGCTGGGCTTTCCGACTGACCGTGGACCTGAGAAGTTGGTACAGGAAGCCAGGAAAAACCCCTGTTGGTTTGTCTGCCTTCAGGCAGTCATAGCACTTTAACCTCTGAGAAGGGGCGGAGGGACGGTACGGCTGGCTTCTGCATTGTCTCACTTTTGTCGCTTGGAAGTGCACACTGCTgtgctgcctctgccctccaggtAGAGCAGTCAGACTTCATTGACGTCCTTGTAAGATGGGGTTGGGGGACACCTGGTGTAGAAGTGGGGGCCAGGATGCTGCCGCCCTGgtcctggggagaggggagctctGAGCAGGGGTAGGGTGGGGTCTTAGAATGGTCAAGAGAACAGCAGCTGATATGGATTAGTGTAAAAAGAGGGTCTGGGAGGAGAAGCCAGACCCAGCCTCCTCTGGGTGTGGGCTGAAAGGATTCATTTACTCACAGAATGATGGTGATGGGAGGGTGTTGGAGCTCCTGGCCTGGTATGAGGGTGTGCACAGGCTGGAAGAGGGAGGCCTGTGTGTCCTCAGAAGCACAGGTCCAATTTGAGGCTTCCCTTAGCAGTGTATGAGGAAGCTTCAGGGCGCAGCTCTTTTCAGCCCTTCAGCTCGTATTCCCATTGAGATTGTGCCGGGGCAGTGCCTCTTGTGTGGCATGCATGTGAGGGGCCGGTAGGCCACCTCCACATGAGGTCAGTGGGCTCCACAATGCTGTGGGGTCCTTGTCCAAACAGGGCACTAGTAGGGACAGCTGCAGGCActgtctcctcagcccaaagagagGTGGGTCACAGAGCCTGACACTAAGCTGAGAGGGGCTGTCTTCTCCCCTCGCTGGTTCGATTGGGGCATGTTCCTTTGGAAAGATGTGGGTGCTTGAGCCCTctgccaggggctggagggaagTCACGCACCCCGTTTTCTTCCCCTCACCCTCATTCTCAACCCCGTGTATCATAGGGAACTTTCACCTTCTGGTCTTTCTAAGCGGAGTGTGAATAGGATTTTTATGCCCTTTGTACAGtattctgaaagagaaaataaagtgcAACGTGTTCTGGTAGCATCGTGTCTGGACTCTGCTTCCCGTTGGCCTTGGGGATCGGCTGGCAGTGTGGGCAGCAGCtcttgcctggcagtggtggagaCTCTCGGGTGGCCCGGGGAGAAAGCCAGAGTGGGTGTGAGGAAGCTGGAGAAGGCCCTGGAAAGTTGTGCCTCCTGCTGTTCCGCTGATCTGAGCCTCTGACTTCACAGGCCTGGCTGGGGGAATTGGGTCGGGGGTTACTACTGGTGCTCTGATCTTGTCTATCCGTCCTCACTTCTCCGTTGTGGGGGGCCGCCTTTGCTCCTGGCCTTGGTGCCCCTCCCGTTAAGATGAGTAGGAGGGAAGAGAGGCCCCAGCCGGGAGAGGGCGGAGTCCTTATCTCCTGTGTCTGTGCAGTATTATTTGCTGCTCCCTGGCCAGGTACAAAGTTCTAGGCTGGCAGAGGAGCTCTGTGCCCAGTAGTCTGTGGCCCTGGCCCCTCATCATGGTGTTCTTAGAGTCAGGGAGAGTGTGATCTTTACACTAGTCTGGTCATACTGTCCCCTCTTCGGATAAGGACTGCGATGTTGGGGGAAGAGCTGCCACTGGGCTCAGTCTTGGGAGTGGGCCGATCTACTTGCTTCCTTGGCCTATAAGCCAGTTGGGGTGAAGTGCCAGGGTACCTGAACAGTGATCTTTGTTCAGATGCCAACTCTGCTACCTAGAGCTGTGTGGTCTTATCTAGCTGCCTTTCTGAGTTCTTCTGTTGAGGAGGCGAGTGCCTCTCTGGGCTGTTGTGGCGTGAGCGCTGTGCCTGGGTATAACCAGCAGTTGAGTAGTAACTACAGTTATTACCACCGCCACTTCCTTCAGTGTGCTTCTGAACGGAGGGATGGGGAGGCCAGAAGGTAGACTAGGCTCACTCACACTATCCTctgagggaggccagaagactctggagaggagaaggagaatgaAGATGGGTGGCATCCAGATAAGGAAGGTCTGAGGAGAGGGCACATAGAAATGTGTCACATTGGGGGAGGCTGGGTATGTACTGGACCAGCCTGATTCCTGTAGTTGTTGCTACAGTTAATAAGTCTTCGTTGCTGCCTGCCATACCATGGCATTTGTtcgctggccctgaggtcatttTTGTATTCTTGGTACAGCCACGGCTATTACCTCTCTTTACTTGGGACCCACTCGCGGTGCTCAGGGCAGCCTGGCCACATATATGGGGCCCAGGTCGCATAGCTGCCATGACAGACAGGCTTGATAGAGACCAGCCAAGAGAGTAGGTCtgagtttccatttcctggcaggCAGCACCCAattccaggaaaagccataagCTGATACCACCCTGGATTGGACCAGCATCTAAGGGAAGTACCTGAATATCTCACCCATTAGATAAGATTAAATAAGATCACCAGATGTTCTTGAGCCCAGCACATACCTATTCCCTTCCACCAAAACACCCCTAGACAGATGTTAGCCAGTCAGGGTCTTGAATCTTGAAAACCCTCTCACCCCAACCTCT
The Microtus pennsylvanicus isolate mMicPen1 chromosome 11, mMicPen1.hap1, whole genome shotgun sequence genome window above contains:
- the Ormdl3 gene encoding ORM1-like protein 3 isoform X1, which gives rise to MRGDGGWAPNPARLLGLRYQAAEQSGRPYGRSFLASAVERGGRMNVGTAHSEVNPNTRVMNSRGIWLSYVLAIGLLHVVLLSIPFVSVPVVWTLTNLIHNLGMYIFLHTVKGTPFETPDQGKARLLTHWEQMDYGVQFTASRKFLTITPIVLYFLTSFYTKYDQVHFILNTVSLMSVLIPKLPQLHGVRIFGINKY
- the Ormdl3 gene encoding ORM1-like protein 3 isoform X2, whose amino-acid sequence is MNVGTAHSEVNPNTRVMNSRGIWLSYVLAIGLLHVVLLSIPFVSVPVVWTLTNLIHNLGMYIFLHTVKGTPFETPDQGKARLLTHWEQMDYGVQFTASRKFLTITPIVLYFLTSFYTKYDQVHFILNTVSLMSVLIPKLPQLHGVRIFGINKY